A portion of the Esox lucius isolate fEsoLuc1 chromosome 20, fEsoLuc1.pri, whole genome shotgun sequence genome contains these proteins:
- the LOC105008892 gene encoding B-cell receptor CD22 isoform X1 — MILNRAVSRILSLMVLLALLDVCICSYRLKLFELPKEHLTAKEGSCITIECTVNGIIKDKKEPLWFWMKNAQWDDEKQKYSGTIIVSSNPEDQTPASDLAPRVKFLGSRNFKLARKGDSCGLLIHNLQKTDSGIYKFRYMGKEKWMTEPGLNLTVEDEPCRVNVNNQPAFKESDHVTIKCSTFGLCGSYPEVTGLSQTIQPSHNEEDNIKITEVSFNASWMDDGRVLSCQPLGTKDKCMVRDIKLTVEYAPKETISGINSSDIKEDDNVILTCSSRGHPNATYNWYKENSLIEKIEATFKISSIKPEDSGKYHCEAVNKHGTNKSEAITLNVKYAPKEVSVVTDDMTTQYKEGSNFKLICEVNNGNPSVYMYSWYKDSVMLTGHESTYNFTKLEPEHTGKYQCEGKNEAGSRRSPEHQINVQYVPRNTYIAWSGGSQVKVGSSFSLTCVAQAYPAPSGYTWYYSSEGQSQWTELSQTGWTRTLSWEKVALENHGCYMCSVTNDIGTGQQSSQSCIDVLYGPSKPVLSMVHSAQEGHRVNISCTVRSLPASGLTLSWTPRHSVTPMSGSPSLPHSHKVTGCVRPSDNVLWCTFNATLLHDGVYACTAENSEGANHTEQELEITYSPKDVRALVHPDTVLNENTLLSFICTARSNPRVTTFTWVQTIGGETMLVRQFQNFTVNSTTPSHSGLYSCTAQNSLGTGKSQQVEVKVKYAPKYTEIIHNMTTMWQSEGSIPVALSCHSHSYPPVNDYKWFKLMEDGDIIVGKHQNITVKPETPGTYYCIATNTLGLKASNRIQLFLRRVFFRVLFQVSIFVGLLLVALISVLFYRYKKNSFIQQGTSRKLLCCIHFGVLGWRNGTTENLVEDPQASSRDDPWPGVPYRPEPHPQTQDPQPSRALGPDSTNEYSLLKLPPGMQNNLPSGPQRTKDGHTRHRHEDTVSYAMVQFKGQGMNRLGTTDKGEECDIYTKVSKPKIKEKNDKQNDYENITETCAPEPNMKVETDTETETSGDDVEINYSEVKFRANQGQQKICGPHHHHQKACHNSSSSDEEDYKVHYTDVKI; from the exons ATGATACTTAACAGAGCAGTTTCAAGGATCCTTTCATTGATGGTTCTTCTGGCACTTTTAGATG TTTGCATTTGTTCATATCGACTCAAACTTTTCGAATTACCTAAAGAGCACTTGACTGCAAAGGAAGGGTCCTGCATTACAATTGAATGCACTGTCAATGGGATTATAAAAGATAAAAAAGAACCGCTATGGTTTTGGATGAAAAATGCACAGTGGgatgatgaaaaacaaaaatacagcgGCACCATAATTGTAAGCAGTAATCCTGAGGATCAAACGCCAGCCTCAGACTTAGCACCCAGAGTGAAGTTCCTTGGGTCTCGAAATTTTAAACTGGCCAGAAAAGGTGACTCGTGTGGCCTGTTGATCCACAACCTGCAGAAGACAGACAGTGGAATCTACAAATTCAGATATATGggaaaggaaaaatggatgACTGAACCAGGTCTGAATCTTACTGTTGAAG ATGAGCCATGCCGTGTTAATGTTAACAACCAGCCAGCGTTCAAAGAGTCTGACCACGTGACCATTAAATGCTCCACATTTGGGTTATGTGGATCATACCCAGAGGTCACAGGGCTTAGTCAAACCATCCAACCTTCTCACAACGAAGAGGACAACATTAAAATCACTGAGGTTAGCTTTAATGCTAGCTGGATGGATGATGGGAGGGTGCTGTCCTGTCAACCACTGGGCACCAAAGATAAGTGTATGGTCAGGGACATCAAGCTGACTGTTGAGT atgCCCCCAAGGAGACGATCTCCGGTATAAATTCCTCTGATATAAAGGAAGACGACAACGTCATTCTCACTTGTTCCAGCAGAGGGCACCCTAATGCCACATACAACTGGTATAAAGAAAATTCATTAATAGAAAAAATTGAAGCAACGTTTAAGATTTCTTCCATCAAACCTGAGGACAGTGGGAAATACCACTGTGAAGCTGTAAACAAACATGGGACCAATAAATCAGAAGCTATCACACTCAATGTTAAAT ATGCTCCAAAAGAAGTAAGTGTGGTTACTGATGACATGACAACTCAGTACAAGGAAGGAAgcaatttcaaattaatttgtgaaGTGAATAACGGCAATCCATCAGTTTACATGTACTCCTGGTATAAAGACAGTGTTATGCTGACGGGCCATGAAAGTACATACAATTTCACCAAACTAGAACCTGAACACACCGGAAAATACCAGTGTGAGGGGAAAAATGAAGCAGGCTCCAGACGATCACCAGAACATCAGATAAATGTTCAAT atGTTCCCAGAAACACCTACATCGCTTGGAGTGGAGGAAGCCAGGTGAAGGTGGGCTCTTCGTTCTCACTGACCTGTGTAGCCCAAGCCTATCCTGCCCCCAGTGGCTACACCTGGTACTACAGTAGTGAAGGACAGTCACAATGGACGGAACTCTCACAAACAGGCTGGACAAGGACACTAAGCTGGGAAAAAGTGGCCTTAGAAAACCATGGGTGTTACATGTGTAGTGTCACCAATGACATCGGCACAGGACAGCAAAGTAGCCAATCATGCATTGATGTTCTCT ACGGCCCATCTAAACCTGTGCTTTCTATGGTGCATAGTGCACAAGAGGGACACCGAGTTAACATCAGCTGCACTGTGCGGAGTCTCCCAGCCTCGGGGCTAACTCTATCATGGACCCCCCGTCACTCCGTCACTCCTATGTCTGGCTCTCCTTCGCTGCCCCATTCTCACAAAGTTACGGGGTGCGTCCGACCATCTGACAACGTCCTCTGGTGTACATTCAACGCCACGTTGCTCCACGATGGAGTTTACGCCTGCACAGCAGAGAACTCCGAGGGGGCGAACCACACAGAGCAGGAGCTGGAGATCACAT ACAGCCCTAAAGATGTGAGGGCCTTGGTTCACCCTGACACGGTGCTGAATGAGAACACCCTGCTGTCATTCATCTGCACGGCTCGTTCCAACCCTCGTGTGACTACCTTCACCTGGGTCCAGACCATTGGAGGAGAAACCATGTTGGTGAGGCAGTTCCAGAACTTCACAGTGAACTCCACAACCCCTTCTCACAGCGGACTGTATAGCTGCACTGCCCAGAACTCGTTAGGAACTGGGAAATCCCAACAGGTTGAAGTCAAAGTCAAGT ACGCCCCGAAATACACAGAGATAATTCATAACATGACCACCATGTGGCAGAGTGAAGGGTCGATCCCCGTGGCACTGTCCTGCCACAGTCACAGTTACCCCCCGGTCAACGACTACAAGTGGTTCAAATTGATGGAGGACGGAGATATCATTGTGGGAAAACACCAGAACATCACTGTCAAACCAGAAACGCCCGGGACTTACTACTGCATCGCAACCAATACCTTGGGCTTGAAAGCATCAAACAGAATCCAGCTGTTTCTCAGAC GAGTCTTCTTCCGTGTTCTCTTTCAAGTCTCAATTTTTGTTGGCTTACTGCTTGTTGCTTTAATCAGCGTTCTGTTCTATAG ATACAAGAAAAACAGTTTTATCCAGCAGGGGACGTCAAGGAAACTGCTGTGCTGTATTCACTTTGGTGTTCTG GGCTGGCGTAACGGCACAACAGAGAACCTGGTGGAGGACCCCCAGGCCAGCAGCAGAGATGATCCGTGGCCTGGCGTCCCGTACCGCCCAGAACCCCACCCACAGACTCAGGATCCCCAGCCTAGCAGGGCATTGGGTCCAGACAGCAC CAATGAGTATAGTCTTCTGAAGTTACCCCCTGGAATGCAG AATAACTTACCAAGCGGTCCACAAAGAACCAAAGACGGACATACAAGACACAGGCATGAAGATACAGTCAGCTATGCCATGGTTCAATTTAAGGGCCAGGGGAT GAATCGCTTGGGTACGACAGACAAAGGAGAAGAGTGTGACATCTATACTAAGGTTTCCAAGCCAAAAATCAAGGAAAAG AACGATAAGCAGAATGACTATGAGAACATTACGGAAACATGTGCTCCAGAGCCCAACATGAAGGTAGAAacggacacagagacagagaccagTGGGGATGACGTCGAGATCAACTACTCTGAAGTGAAATTCAGAGCAAATCAAGGACAACAAAAGATCTGTGGTCCTCACCATCATCACCAAAAGGCATGCCACAACAGCAGCAGCTCTGATGAAGAAGACTACAAAGTCCATTACACTGATGTGAAAATATAA
- the LOC105008892 gene encoding B-cell receptor CD22 isoform X2 — protein MKNAQWDDEKQKYSGTIIVSSNPEDQTPASDLAPRVKFLGSRNFKLARKGDSCGLLIHNLQKTDSGIYKFRYMGKEKWMTEPGLNLTVEDEPCRVNVNNQPAFKESDHVTIKCSTFGLCGSYPEVTGLSQTIQPSHNEEDNIKITEVSFNASWMDDGRVLSCQPLGTKDKCMVRDIKLTVEYAPKETISGINSSDIKEDDNVILTCSSRGHPNATYNWYKENSLIEKIEATFKISSIKPEDSGKYHCEAVNKHGTNKSEAITLNVKYAPKEVSVVTDDMTTQYKEGSNFKLICEVNNGNPSVYMYSWYKDSVMLTGHESTYNFTKLEPEHTGKYQCEGKNEAGSRRSPEHQINVQYVPRNTYIAWSGGSQVKVGSSFSLTCVAQAYPAPSGYTWYYSSEGQSQWTELSQTGWTRTLSWEKVALENHGCYMCSVTNDIGTGQQSSQSCIDVLYGPSKPVLSMVHSAQEGHRVNISCTVRSLPASGLTLSWTPRHSVTPMSGSPSLPHSHKVTGCVRPSDNVLWCTFNATLLHDGVYACTAENSEGANHTEQELEITYSPKDVRALVHPDTVLNENTLLSFICTARSNPRVTTFTWVQTIGGETMLVRQFQNFTVNSTTPSHSGLYSCTAQNSLGTGKSQQVEVKVKYAPKYTEIIHNMTTMWQSEGSIPVALSCHSHSYPPVNDYKWFKLMEDGDIIVGKHQNITVKPETPGTYYCIATNTLGLKASNRIQLFLRRVFFRVLFQVSIFVGLLLVALISVLFYRYKKNSFIQQGTSRKLLCCIHFGVLGWRNGTTENLVEDPQASSRDDPWPGVPYRPEPHPQTQDPQPSRALGPDSTNEYSLLKLPPGMQNNLPSGPQRTKDGHTRHRHEDTVSYAMVQFKGQGMNRLGTTDKGEECDIYTKVSKPKIKEKNDKQNDYENITETCAPEPNMKVETDTETETSGDDVEINYSEVKFRANQGQQKICGPHHHHQKACHNSSSSDEEDYKVHYTDVKI, from the exons ATGAAAAATGCACAGTGGgatgatgaaaaacaaaaatacagcgGCACCATAATTGTAAGCAGTAATCCTGAGGATCAAACGCCAGCCTCAGACTTAGCACCCAGAGTGAAGTTCCTTGGGTCTCGAAATTTTAAACTGGCCAGAAAAGGTGACTCGTGTGGCCTGTTGATCCACAACCTGCAGAAGACAGACAGTGGAATCTACAAATTCAGATATATGggaaaggaaaaatggatgACTGAACCAGGTCTGAATCTTACTGTTGAAG ATGAGCCATGCCGTGTTAATGTTAACAACCAGCCAGCGTTCAAAGAGTCTGACCACGTGACCATTAAATGCTCCACATTTGGGTTATGTGGATCATACCCAGAGGTCACAGGGCTTAGTCAAACCATCCAACCTTCTCACAACGAAGAGGACAACATTAAAATCACTGAGGTTAGCTTTAATGCTAGCTGGATGGATGATGGGAGGGTGCTGTCCTGTCAACCACTGGGCACCAAAGATAAGTGTATGGTCAGGGACATCAAGCTGACTGTTGAGT atgCCCCCAAGGAGACGATCTCCGGTATAAATTCCTCTGATATAAAGGAAGACGACAACGTCATTCTCACTTGTTCCAGCAGAGGGCACCCTAATGCCACATACAACTGGTATAAAGAAAATTCATTAATAGAAAAAATTGAAGCAACGTTTAAGATTTCTTCCATCAAACCTGAGGACAGTGGGAAATACCACTGTGAAGCTGTAAACAAACATGGGACCAATAAATCAGAAGCTATCACACTCAATGTTAAAT ATGCTCCAAAAGAAGTAAGTGTGGTTACTGATGACATGACAACTCAGTACAAGGAAGGAAgcaatttcaaattaatttgtgaaGTGAATAACGGCAATCCATCAGTTTACATGTACTCCTGGTATAAAGACAGTGTTATGCTGACGGGCCATGAAAGTACATACAATTTCACCAAACTAGAACCTGAACACACCGGAAAATACCAGTGTGAGGGGAAAAATGAAGCAGGCTCCAGACGATCACCAGAACATCAGATAAATGTTCAAT atGTTCCCAGAAACACCTACATCGCTTGGAGTGGAGGAAGCCAGGTGAAGGTGGGCTCTTCGTTCTCACTGACCTGTGTAGCCCAAGCCTATCCTGCCCCCAGTGGCTACACCTGGTACTACAGTAGTGAAGGACAGTCACAATGGACGGAACTCTCACAAACAGGCTGGACAAGGACACTAAGCTGGGAAAAAGTGGCCTTAGAAAACCATGGGTGTTACATGTGTAGTGTCACCAATGACATCGGCACAGGACAGCAAAGTAGCCAATCATGCATTGATGTTCTCT ACGGCCCATCTAAACCTGTGCTTTCTATGGTGCATAGTGCACAAGAGGGACACCGAGTTAACATCAGCTGCACTGTGCGGAGTCTCCCAGCCTCGGGGCTAACTCTATCATGGACCCCCCGTCACTCCGTCACTCCTATGTCTGGCTCTCCTTCGCTGCCCCATTCTCACAAAGTTACGGGGTGCGTCCGACCATCTGACAACGTCCTCTGGTGTACATTCAACGCCACGTTGCTCCACGATGGAGTTTACGCCTGCACAGCAGAGAACTCCGAGGGGGCGAACCACACAGAGCAGGAGCTGGAGATCACAT ACAGCCCTAAAGATGTGAGGGCCTTGGTTCACCCTGACACGGTGCTGAATGAGAACACCCTGCTGTCATTCATCTGCACGGCTCGTTCCAACCCTCGTGTGACTACCTTCACCTGGGTCCAGACCATTGGAGGAGAAACCATGTTGGTGAGGCAGTTCCAGAACTTCACAGTGAACTCCACAACCCCTTCTCACAGCGGACTGTATAGCTGCACTGCCCAGAACTCGTTAGGAACTGGGAAATCCCAACAGGTTGAAGTCAAAGTCAAGT ACGCCCCGAAATACACAGAGATAATTCATAACATGACCACCATGTGGCAGAGTGAAGGGTCGATCCCCGTGGCACTGTCCTGCCACAGTCACAGTTACCCCCCGGTCAACGACTACAAGTGGTTCAAATTGATGGAGGACGGAGATATCATTGTGGGAAAACACCAGAACATCACTGTCAAACCAGAAACGCCCGGGACTTACTACTGCATCGCAACCAATACCTTGGGCTTGAAAGCATCAAACAGAATCCAGCTGTTTCTCAGAC GAGTCTTCTTCCGTGTTCTCTTTCAAGTCTCAATTTTTGTTGGCTTACTGCTTGTTGCTTTAATCAGCGTTCTGTTCTATAG ATACAAGAAAAACAGTTTTATCCAGCAGGGGACGTCAAGGAAACTGCTGTGCTGTATTCACTTTGGTGTTCTG GGCTGGCGTAACGGCACAACAGAGAACCTGGTGGAGGACCCCCAGGCCAGCAGCAGAGATGATCCGTGGCCTGGCGTCCCGTACCGCCCAGAACCCCACCCACAGACTCAGGATCCCCAGCCTAGCAGGGCATTGGGTCCAGACAGCAC CAATGAGTATAGTCTTCTGAAGTTACCCCCTGGAATGCAG AATAACTTACCAAGCGGTCCACAAAGAACCAAAGACGGACATACAAGACACAGGCATGAAGATACAGTCAGCTATGCCATGGTTCAATTTAAGGGCCAGGGGAT GAATCGCTTGGGTACGACAGACAAAGGAGAAGAGTGTGACATCTATACTAAGGTTTCCAAGCCAAAAATCAAGGAAAAG AACGATAAGCAGAATGACTATGAGAACATTACGGAAACATGTGCTCCAGAGCCCAACATGAAGGTAGAAacggacacagagacagagaccagTGGGGATGACGTCGAGATCAACTACTCTGAAGTGAAATTCAGAGCAAATCAAGGACAACAAAAGATCTGTGGTCCTCACCATCATCACCAAAAGGCATGCCACAACAGCAGCAGCTCTGATGAAGAAGACTACAAAGTCCATTACACTGATGTGAAAATATAA
- the LOC109614568 gene encoding myelin-associated glycoprotein-like yields MYITGAGKLIIFGCLLQDVLCQEWSAWMPSKIEALRGLCVVIPCSFTLSPQYESWLTASCKGIWMKRWSQVFDSSLTGTGFNEIPGNLTGNLEHKECTTVLNDLPYLNHYFYFRLECGSSLKFSFSESVRIVTKDDPSQPTLTPATVEVMEGTSVNLICSAAAPCPTLPPTLTWTPTLTGSMQDFPEPQNQVLTSVMNFTVSHVHHGEEITCTALYKQKPGMSEKSSQKSLTVTVFYSPKNTSVSVRPSFSVVQDSSVSLTCSSSANPYVLSYNWYRVIGEQVTQIGAGSVLTVQAPADDSYFYCEAINNHGTQNSSVIQLNGMYPPMNTTVSVNPSGPVVEGNSVVLTCSCVANPAVKNYTWFRMEGTEEVPVGSGESLTLDGKASDSGEYYCEALHALGMEKATVVHLDIQYPPRNTSVSVSPPGSVTEGSTVTLACNSHAKPAVINYTWYRVDRREKDVVGSEEDLNIFNVTRLPNEQYYCEAKNVHGLQISEAIRVNVTFPSEILNTSRCIRIAAMSQIRCFCDSHGNPTPTLVWRLAGETVNHSSNAFIREEPMGIAGLRSSLTIRQSQEEEIPNLVCLSTNSDGSDSFSFNLTSLEMYEGFHPFSLFIGAGVGAGVGAGVMTLLCIPLLLICKHRRARQSPVRGQGETGELIVTERPLSQEEDNIYANNAMLKEALGAEGTGDRDMEDTEDAEDTDLHYANLNFSKLQASVAHLGEGEIRGVSKTTEYAMIRLVSAGSIGKEAGEGKVNDGLEKGCHNANHGAKAVEGTQTQPKGVVEAGAAKDSGLKDQHVVTSFAPTVQPSLKTPQGQNEQYDPVETAVDEVTILFEQKPGSIGEEEATYGNICHSFDTSEANGGQPGTDKEYCIKTQ; encoded by the exons GTTCTCTGCCAGGAATGGTCAGCTTGGATGCCCTCAAAAATCGAGGCTCTGAGAGGATTATGTGTGGTCATTCCCTGCTCGTTTACCTTGAGTCCTCAATATGAGTCATGGCTTACAGCTTCGTGCAAAGGAATATGGATGAAAAGATGGTCACAGGTGTTTGATTCCAGTCTCACAGGAACTGGCTTCAACGAGATTCCAGGAAATCTAACTGGGAACTTGGAACATAAGGAATGCACCACAGTCCTGAATGACCTCCCATATCTGAATCACTACTTTTACTTCAGACTTGAATGTGGCAGCTCTCTGAAATTTAGTTTCAGTGAAAGTGTCCGAATTGTGACAAAAG ATGATCCATCCCAACCAACTTTAACTCCAGCCACAGTGGAGGTGATGGAGGGAACTTCAGTGAATTTGATCTGCTCTGCAGCTGCCCCATGTCCCACTCTACCCCCAACTCTGACATGGACCCCCACACTCACTGGCAGTATGCAGGATTTCCCAGAGCCTCAGAATCAAGTTCTAACTTCTGTCATGAACTTCACCGTTTCACATGTCCACCATGGAGAGGAGATCACCTGCACCGCGCTGTAcaaacaaaaacctggcatgAGTGAGAAATCATCCCAAAAAAGTCTCACAGTCACCGTTTTTT ACTCTCCCAAGAACACCTCAGTGTCAGTCCGTCCCTCTTTCTCGGTGGTACAGGACAGctctgtgtctctgacctgcagcagCTCTGCCAACCCATACGTATTGAGTTACAACTGGTACAGAGTTATTGGAGAACAGGTCACACAAATTGGTGCTGGAAGTGTGCTAACTGTTCAGGCACCCGCAGATGACAGTTATTTCTACTGTGAAGCAATTAATAACCATGGAACCCAGAACTCATCTGTCATTCAACTGAATGGAATGT ACCCTCCTATGAACACCACAGTGTCAGTCAACCCCTCTGGGCCAGTGGTAGAGGGCAACTCTGTGGTGCTGACCTGCAGCTGTGTGGCCAACCCAGCAGTGAAGAACTACACCTGGTTTAGAATGGAGGGCACAGAGGAAGTCCCCGTTGGATCCGGAGAGAGTTTGACCTTGGATGGTAAAGCGAGTGACAGCGGAGAATACTACTGTGAAGCTCTTCATGCATTAGGAATGGAAAAAGCCACAGTTGTTCACCTGGACATTCAAT ACCCGCCCAGGAACACCTCTGTGTCAGTCAGTCCCCCTGGCTCAGTAACAGAGGGCAGCACCGTGACACTGGCCTGCAACAGCCACGCCAAACCAGCCGTGATCAACTACACCTGGTACAGGGTCGACAGACGGGAGAAGGACGTTGTAGGCTCTGAAGAGGATCTCAACATCTTTAACGTGACCAGACTTCCAAATGAACAATACTACTGTGAAGCTAAGAATGTCCATGGACTGCAGATCTCTGAAGCCATCCGTGTCAATGTGACTT TTCCCTCAGAGATCCTGAACACCTCCCGCTGCATCAGGATTGCAGCCATGTCGCAAATCCGATGTTTCTGCGATAGCCACGGAAACCCCACACCCACACTGGTGTGGCGATTGGCTGGAGAGACTGTCAATCACTCTTCTAATGCATTCATCAGGGAGGAGCCAATGGGCATAGCAGGCCTGAGAAGCTCCCTCACCATCCGCCAGTCACAGGAGGAGGAAATTCCAAATCTGGTCTGCCTCAGCACCAACTCTGATGGTTCTGACAGCTTCTCGTTCAACTTAACGTCATTGGAAATGTATGAAG GTTTCCACCCCTTTTCTCTATTCATCGGTGCTGGTGTGGGTGCTGGTGTTGGCGCTGGAGTGATGACGCTTCTCTGTATCCCACTGCTTCTCATCTGCAA GCATAGGAGGGCCAGACAGTCACCAGtcagaggacagggagaaacTGGAGAGCTCATAGTGACTGAGAGG CCCCTCAGTCAGGAGGAGGACAACATCTATGCCAATAACGCCATGCTGAAGGAGGCCCTGGGGGCTGAGGGGACCGGGGACAGGGACATGGAGGACACAGAGGACGCGGAGGACACAGACCTCCACTATGCCAACCTGAATTTCTCCAAGCTCCAGGCCAGTGTGGCCCatctgggggagggggagatcAGGGGAGTCTCCAAGACGACGGAGTATGCCATGATCCGCCTGGTCTCCGCAGGTAGTATCGGTAAAGAGGCCGGGGAAGGGAAGGTCAACGATGGCCTGGAGAAGGGCTGTCACAATGCAAACCATGGAGCTAAAGCTGTAGAAGGAACCCAGACACAACCCAAGGGTGTTGTGGAAGCAGGAGCTGCAAAGGATTCTGGTTTAAAAGATCAACATGTTGTGACTAGCTTTGCCCCCACCGTCCAGCCATCCTTGAAAACCCCACAGGGACAAAATGAGCAGTATGACCCAGTGGAGACTGCTGTGGACGAGGTGACAATACTTTTTGAGCAAAAACCTGGATCTATTGGTGAAGAGGAGGCGACGTATGGGAACATATGTCACAGTTTCGATACATCAGAGGCAAATGGAGGACAACCTGGGACAGATAAGGAGTATTGTATAAAGACACAATGA